From Leptodactylus fuscus isolate aLepFus1 chromosome 11, aLepFus1.hap2, whole genome shotgun sequence, one genomic window encodes:
- the LOC142184630 gene encoding olfactory receptor 8D1-like — protein sequence MEPTNQSTGKQFVIKGISDIQELQLPIFLLVLLIYLVTLGGNLTIVLLVTLDHHLHTPMYFFLVNLSMMDMSCSTVALHQALVTFLSGDRTISFGSCFAQMYSFLALTCDELLILTAMSYDRYVAICNPLRYNEVMGHKICSLLAGASWVVGFLNIIPCLSEISSFTCYSSLEVNHFFCDIMAVMKLTCNDTTILELYIFLEGLLFATFTPFVLTFVSYAFIISTILRIRSSMGRRKAFYTCSSHLTVVTLLYGTLTYQYFRPISSVQLDSNKLSSLFNTAAVPILNPLIYSLKNKDVIAAMKRRLLF from the coding sequence ATGGAGCCCACCAACCAGTCCACGGGAAAACAATTTGTTATTAAAGGTATATCCGATATCCAGGAGCTACAACTTCCAATCTTCCTCCTGGTCCTCCTCATTTACCTTGTCACCCTTGGAGGTAACTTGACCATTGTTCTCCTGGTCACCCTGGACCATCATCTCCACACCCCGATGTACTTCTTCCTAGTAAACTTATCCATGATGGACATGTCTTGTTCTACCGTAGCTCTACATCAAGCTCTTGTGACGTTCCTATCAGGAGATAGAACCATTTCGTTCGGCAGCTGTTTTGCCCAGATGTATTCCTTTTTAGCCTTGACGTGTGATGAGTTGTTGATTCTGACCGCGATGAGTTACGACCGTTATGTTGCGATCTGCAACCCACTGAGATACAATGAGGTGATGGGTCACAAGATCTGTTCACTTCTGGCCGGGGCCAGTTGGGTTGTGGGCTTTCTAAACATCATACCATGTCTCTCAGAAATCTCATCGTTTACGTGTTACTCATCATTGGAAGTCAACCATTTCTTCTGCGATATTATGGCCGTCATGAAGCTTACTTGTAACGACACCACCATTTTGGAACTCTATATATTCTTAGAAGGATTATTATTTGCAACGTTTACCCCGTTTGTCCTCACTTTTGTATCTTACGCTTTTATTATTAGTACCATACTCAGGATACGGTCAAGTATGGGCAGACGTAAAGCCTTCTACACATGTTCTTCCCACCTCACCGTGGTCACCCTTCTCTACGGCACTCTGACTTACCAATACTTCCGACCTATTTCATCTGTCCAGTTGGACTCCAATAAGCTCTCTTCTTTGTTTAATACGGCCGCAGTCCCAATACTAAACCCTCTGATCTACAGCTTGAAAAACAAGGATGTGATCGCCGCGATGAAGAGGAGGTTATTGTTTTGA